One segment of Anopheles stephensi strain Indian chromosome 3, UCI_ANSTEP_V1.0, whole genome shotgun sequence DNA contains the following:
- the LOC118513522 gene encoding uncharacterized protein LOC118513522: MKSFQVVFWLLIVLATVCLSEGRTRRDLRYRQNVAYAYQYRTDQIASVRKVPLVPVVVPSVHIQNQLLQHEKTKAHVLHFPTRRPMQAIDQLHTRVDIGQHRRSGTVPVVPVVVPVVPVVPAVATVPGGTVVAHSHTEVYRKYR, from the exons ATGAAG TCCTTCCAGGTTGTGTTTTGGCTGCTTATCGTGCTCGCGACAGTCTGCCTGTCCGAGGGCCGTACCCGGCGGGATCTTCGCTACCGGCAGAACGTAGCCTACGCCTACCAGTATCGAACGGATCAGATCGCGAGCGTACGGAAGGTTCCACTCGTACCGGTGGTGGTACCCTCGGTGCACATTCAAAatcagctgctgcagcacgaGAAGACGAAGGCGCACGTGCTCCACTTTCCAACACGCCGCCCGATGCAGGCCATCGATCAGCTGCACACGCGAGTTGACATTGGACAGCATCGTCGCAGTGGAACCGTTCCCGTGGTACCCGTGGTAGTGCCGGTTGTGCCCGTGGTACCGGCTGTTGCCACTGTGCCCGGCGGAACGGTCGTGGCTCATTCTCATACGGAGGTCTACCGAAAATATAGATGA